DNA sequence from the Labrus bergylta chromosome 13, fLabBer1.1, whole genome shotgun sequence genome:
GGTGGAACATTCTCTATACTCTCCATGCActgcaggagggaggagagagcagtTGCCAGTGGGTCATTGGCTATCATGTGTGGAAGCAAGAGCAGTGCTCACTCCAGTGGCTGGAGAGTATTTGCTGACGTGGTGccatagttttttttgttaattgtgattttgttttagtgtttaaatgtaataaaaattCCCTGTATTTTTTCTTAATTCCTGGCTTTCAATTTTCATTGTTAATCCCCTCATCCCCTAGCCATCTCTGAAACGTAAGACATACCAATTCAACGTCCAAGGGTTTCTGTAGTGCAGTGCAATCGTTACAGCTGTAGGATTTTCAGGCAGGCCATTTCCTATCTCTGCATCTCCACATGTTATGTACAACGTATTTAGCTTTTATCAGTAACATGCATTTTCAGcaggaaatgtttgtttctaCATGAAGTGTTTCTAAAGATGTTGAATGtgcttgataaaaaaaacaaacacattcttcCAACGTATTAGACTGAAAAAAGAGTATTTAGGCTCTAATCACAAATTACATTCTATGTCAAAATGCAGGACGACAGtgaatacatgaaaaaaaaaacaacgtctAGCCATTTTAAATATGGCCTTCATCAGACTACAGTGGGCAGTGGTTTTCTCTAATCCACAGATGTTGTGACAGATGACAGCTTAGAGAGGTTTCCACATCCCAAAGCATGTCAGGCTGTTGGCTCATGTGAATTACAGTTTTGTCTCATTGCCAGCAGGAACCCAAGAGTGGCGACCCAGTCATTATTTCAGACGAGTCTGACTTGATTGACATGAtttccttctctttcattttGCGCAGCCATCCCTGAACATCACTAGGGAATCCCTCTGCATTGAACAGCTGACAGGTGCCACACAATATCCTGTTACCTGGTTAAATCCCAATGAACATTTTTCCCAGGAGAGATAAGTgtttattgatatttttttctgcctgcATAAACAGAAGGGAACATGACATAAGTTGCACACTGTGCTCTTTGCCAAAATGTATGTTGTAACACTAATGCTAACATTGATACTGGATAAAGATTAACTTCAACTTTTGAATCTTCACATACAACTCAACTTCTCTTTAAAACAGCTCCTGATTAAAATGACCATCATGTTCATTTCTATCCTTTTGGAAATGAATTGTGTGTATTCTCTGAAATAAAGGTTTATGTATGTAGATCCTTTCCAAGATTGATGATTGTCTAACcaatatttcaaaatgattgatttttaaaaagtgaactcgtagtttttacacatttctttATTGAAAACTAAATATGACTTTTAtctaaaaaaatcagaaaattaaGCCTAAGATTTGTAATAATCCAAGTttcaatcatttcaataataTGATTATAACAGTGTCTTACAAATTCATTTGAAAAGACTAATGGAAATGTATGGAgtttgaaaacatgaggaaTGATGAAAAATGCctgacaaaaatgtgcacagCATTTTGGATTgagacacatttcaaacatggtGTAACTTTTTCCTTCAACCACTGAAGGCCGACAGAGCTTCTTATGAGGGGTGTTTAATAGCATGAGCAAGAAAAGGGCTAGTACAGATTGTGAAACAGAACAGCACAGAGTTGGTGTGAATTGTTGAGTTTTCTTGAGGGAGAGCTCTGGTTGAGTTTAGTCTCTTCTGCCTCTGCCAGTCTTCAGCCAGGTCACAAACTCTTTGGCTGCCTTGTCCTGCAGGTAGGAGCTCACGTCACTGGTGTAGGTGCCGTCTGCATGGCGTCTGAATAGACTcctgtagaaacacacacacacacacacacacacacacacacacacacacacacacacacacacacacacacgttatttTGCAGCACTTATTATACAACACAATATTTAATAAAGCATGATCTTGAAATCTTTAAACTACAATTGAAGTAAACTGCCCTTAATTATGATGTAACTCACAGAATGATACTTGGTTGATTCAGTAAGAACAAGACAAAACTCACCCGTTCCTTTTTGAGTTCTTTAGCCACTGGACAAAGTCTTGTGCTCTCCTTGTTTCCAGGTATTTGCTGTAATCGTTGGAAAAAGTTCCCTCTGAATGTCTCTTCATGTTTCGGAGCTCGATGGGTTCATTCAGCACAGAGCTGTCAGACATGAGcctaaaaaaatattaagatgTTTAGGTTAAAAGTTACAAAAATGTGATGCTAAAGTTTTTCATCAAGATTTCAACAGCAGGTCCTGACAGGCGGCAGATGACAGCACAATATCACTAAAAAGTAAGACATTTAAAAGGCCAACACATAAAACAGACAATATAAGGAAGTTGTAAAATTACATTAGATATAACACCCTTTAAAAACATATCATTTAAATAAGAGAATCATTTAATGTGATTAGAAACAGCTGCTCTTTTGAGCACAACTCTGTAACCTGTCATTTACTGTGCAGTCTGTAAGTTACCAtgctcttttcctctctcttctttcatgTTTGACAAATGTATCCCTCTCAACCAAAACCACACAgagataagataaaaaaaaatacatttcaaaacaagTAAGTTGCTTTTAGGTTAAAAACTCAGGAGAATATTTGAAACACCTTGTTGCAGCCTTgtcatttctttcaaaaaacacaaaatcaacagaaaacagaaatgaagtGCACATCAAGATGTTGACACCAAATACTCAAAGAATTTATCTTTATGGAGCCTTTTGGCTAGTGTAAAAGCTGAGAGTTGGTCTTACATAGAGTTTCGATCTGTGACCTGATCAGGCGCCTGCCAGCTGCTTTGGACGATGATGAGGAGCAGGAGTCCAGCCAAAGAGTGAGCGCCCGTCATTGTTGGAGCTTCTGAAAGAGGAGCAAAGTGGGATGGTGAGattataaatcaatcaaatgttcgGTACACATTGTGGATGTTTGGAATgttaaaaaatctgaaatgtctcacctgtactgcGGTCTGTTGAGCTTCAAAGAGAGTGATAAGAAATTGGGCTGATAGGTGACCGTCTTCTCTCTCTTGGCTTCTGAAGCCGTTTCAAGTTCCCCTTCTTCATCAAATCACTCTTATAAGGTGGAGCCGCGTAGAGCATTCTCCCAGGTGACTCCCCCGTCACTGACACCTCAGCGTATCCTCTGTTACTCTCAACCCATTAGTCAGCTTCCGTCACAGTCCACTGaatgtgtttgactttgttttttttaaaaaggaggaaagaagcTACAAGTGAAAGCTGCTAGAATTTAACATGACCACTTTCCTGACGAatagaaataaaacagttttgtgTCATTTAACAAAGATCAacaatcatcattttattatcTATTTTTGTATAATctatattcctaaaatagatttaaaagtgTTCTTTATACTTTTGTGCATGTGAAGTTAAACTTGGAAAATATGGAATTTCTTTCTCCAAAGGTTCGCCCTGACTTGATAACTACAACTTAATAATTTAGTAAACCAAATGACatatatctttttaaataaagtttatttccaCTTAAGGACATGACTGAGACAAGTATTATAACAGTCCACAACAAATCAGTGCAGTTCAATGCAGCTTGCTAAAAATCCTAAATGCATGCAGTGGCTTTTagtatgtttaaaatgtcagataAATGCTCATTTGTACAAGCAATCATTGCACTTAAAAACAAttgacacaaaaatacacacattaaaaaaacaaaaacctgtggATATTTTTCCATAAGAAATGCTGTCACAGTTTTCACATCTATTGGGGATTAACGAGGCATTTCTGCAGGAAGTGGCTCATGAGGGTGTATACGTGATGGTAGGCTGTTCCTCTGAGTGCGTGGTCCCTGTCTGTGTAccactgaaataaaacacatcaaataatATAAGTGAGCAAGTCTAACAGGCTTAACATCAAGAAATATTTACCAAATCAGTCACATTTCAAATCAAAGATATTTTGGACTTAGATAGATAAT
Encoded proteins:
- the gcgb gene encoding glucagon b; this encodes MTGAHSLAGLLLLIIVQSSWQAPDQVTDRNSMLMSDSSVLNEPIELRNMKRHSEGTFSNDYSKYLETRRAQDFVQWLKNSKRNGSLFRRHADGTYTSDVSSYLQDKAAKEFVTWLKTGRGRRD